Proteins encoded in a region of the Hippopotamus amphibius kiboko isolate mHipAmp2 chromosome 11, mHipAmp2.hap2, whole genome shotgun sequence genome:
- the CRISP1 gene encoding cysteine-rich secretory protein 1 isoform X1 — MTMKHFLFLAVAAGFLPVLIIRAKPAKVPYDTLLTELAIVQEEIVTVHNTLRRGVFPPASNMLKMNWSEEAAQNARVLSKDCEFVESNALKRRITNTFCGENMHLTSYPISWSNVIRIWYNESKYFKYGEWTSTDDDMTIEHYTQVVWATSYLIGCGISSCHRGIQYLYICHYCHEGNDPDKKNVPYKNGTPCGDCPNNCEDKLCTNPCVYYDEYSNCKTQTRGLGCSHLSVQRLCKASCLCHNEIK, encoded by the exons GCAAAACCAGCTAAAGTTCCATATGATACACTCCTTACCGAATTGGCAATTGTCCAAGAAGAAATAGTGACTGTACATAACACCCTCAGGAGAGGCGTATTTCCACCAGCCAGCAACATGCTGAAAATG AATTGGAGTGAAGAAGCTGCACAAAATGCCAGAGTGTTGTCCAAAGACTGTGAATTTGTAGAGAGCAATGCACTGAAGAGGCGAATTACAA ATACTTTTTGTGGAGAAAATATGCATTTGACATCTTATCCTATCTCATGGTCAAATGTAATCAGAATCTGGTACAATGAGTCTAAATATTTCAAGTATGGGGAATGGACCTCGACCGATGATGACATGACGATTGAACATTATACTCAG GTTGTTTGGGCCACTTCTTACCTTATCGGCTGTGGCATATCATCATGTCACAGAGGAATTCAATATCTCTACATTTGTCACTATTGTCACGA ggGAAATGATCCTGACAAAAAGAATGTACCTTATAAAAACGGAACTCCATGTGGAGACTGTCCAAATAACTGTGAAGATAAACTCTGCA CGAACCCTTGCGTCTACTACGATGAATACAGTAACTGTAAGACACAAACACGAGGTCTTGGCTGCAGCCACCTGTCCGTTCAACGACTCTGCAAAGCTAGTTGTCTGTGTCACAATGAGATAAAATAG